The segment TTCCCAGGAGCAGAAGAAGCCCGATGAAATGACTATCCGCGAATTGCGGGAAAACATCAAAGCCCTGCAGCGGGAATTTGTCAATACCAAACAGTACGAGGTAGAGCTTCATCAGCGGTTTGCGGTGGCCATGGCCAGTTTTCTGTTTGCCATGATCGGTACCCCGCTGGGGTTGCAGCCTAACCGCTCCAGCTCCTCCATTGGTTTAGGTCTCAGTATTATCATCATTTTTATTTACTATATTATTATGACAACGGCTAAAGCATTGGGACAGGGGGGCGCGATTGCACCGATGCTAAGCGCCTGGATTCCCAATTTGGTTGCCTTTGTTGCCGGATTGTTTTTGATTCACCGGGCTTCGAAATAGGGTAGTACCTGAGGCACTGCATACCGACAGAAGAAGTGAAGGGAGGGAACAACGTATGTACGGCATAGTGCTCATTGCTGTGTTGGCTGTTACCGGTGGCGCCATCGCCTATATCGGTGACCGGCTGGGAACCAAAGTCGGGAAACGGAAACTGACTATCTTTGGTCTGCGGCCCAAGCATACTTCTATTTTAGTCACGATCATCACCGGCATTCTGATTGTATCTTCCACTTTAGGCGTGTTGTCCCTGGTATCCCGGGATGTTCGCACAGCTCTGTTCGGTATGGACGAATTGAAGGCCCGCCTTTCTTCGTTGTCTGCCGATGTGGCCACGAAGAATCAGGAGCTGGAAGCTAGCCGGGCCGAACTGGAGGCTAAGACTAAGGAATATAGTGGGTTGACGGCTAAGATAAAAGAAACGGCAGCCCAATTGGCGGTAATTACCGATGAACTATCCAAGGTTGCCGCCGAACGGGATCGTACAGCGGCTTCCTTAAAACAGGTGCAGGCCGATTATGCTCAGGCCAGGGGTGACTTGACGAAAGCGGCTACCGAAATACAGGCATTAGAAACTACTAAAAAAGAACTGGATGCGCGGGTTACTTCACTAAATGAGGCGAAAACCACTCTGCAAAGCGATGTGGACCGGCTAAACGAATTGACTGTCAACCTAAAAGAGGGGCTGCAAGTAGTCCGGGAAGGGTCCATCCTTTATCAGGCCGGAGAAGTGCTGTCGACCTCGGTCATATCCGGCGCCAGCAGCCGGGAGGACATCGAAAACCATTTGCGGGGTATTGTCTATAGTACTAACCAGATGCTGGTTAATAAGCTGGGGCTGAACGGTAAAGAGGTTAATGTTCTTTGGATTAGCAAAAAAGATTTTGACCAAGCTGTAGATGCGATTGCTTCTGAACCGGAAACGGCGGTGGTGCGGATTGCTGCTTACGGCAATACTGTTTATGGCGAGCCGGTTATCGGCAGCATTTCGGTATTTCCTAACCGTCATCTGTATAGTGAAGGGACAGTAGTCTATTCGCAGGTCTTTGATATACCTGACTCATCCAAAGCGACGGAGGAACTGGTGCTTCGGTT is part of the Propionispora hippei DSM 15287 genome and harbors:
- a CDS encoding DUF3084 domain-containing protein; its protein translation is MYGIVLIAVLAVTGGAIAYIGDRLGTKVGKRKLTIFGLRPKHTSILVTIITGILIVSSTLGVLSLVSRDVRTALFGMDELKARLSSLSADVATKNQELEASRAELEAKTKEYSGLTAKIKETAAQLAVITDELSKVAAERDRTAASLKQVQADYAQARGDLTKAATEIQALETTKKELDARVTSLNEAKTTLQSDVDRLNELTVNLKEGLQVVREGSILYQAGEVLSTSVISGASSREDIENHLRGIVYSTNQMLVNKLGLNGKEVNVLWISKKDFDQAVDAIASEPETAVVRIAAYGNTVYGEPVIGSISVFPNRHLYSEGTVVYSQVFDIPDSSKATEELVLRFLQQVNAVAIKQGILADPLQGTVGSISGAQFYDTVNKVKRYNNGKIEMTAVANGNVTTVGPLTIDIRVRNIN